TTGTCCGATCACGTTCTAAGTTATCCAGGCTGTGCGGCCTAGGTTTGAAAGGAGTGCCCTCGCGTTGATGCAAGCCCCGACCAACTTGATGCTATTCTGCCATCTATCAAGCATCGGCAGAAATTCAGGGCAAGACAGCGACATGCATGAGCAACGGCACTTTTGTGGAGTGAGAAAGGCACAACCCGCTTGTGAAAATGAAGCCAACCCGCACAACATTATTTTGAACACCTGTGGTACCGAGGACATATTGAGCAACAGCCGTGCTCACGAGAAGATGGGCATTGTGGAAAAACATCCAAGCATCCGAGCATCATCGATTCCATTTTTCAATGCTACATGCCAGAACCCCCGCCGGTACGACTGTAGAAACCAGAAGGGCGTAAAAAGAGACCCAACCCGTAGACTCCGAATGCAGCCTCCTCTCAAGACCGAAATGTTGTCGTTGTCCACACGGTTTACTCCTCGGCAAGGAGAGCATTTCGCTTGGCCGCCGCACGCTCCTGCTTGCGCTCGCGGGCAGCCTTGTTCTTCGCACGCTTGgcatccatctcctcctggAGAGCCTTCTCACgctgcttctcggccttggcacGGTGGATCTATTATCTCCATGTCAGCAATCATCCCTCGTCGTAGCCACTATGGCCGGGTATCATGGGTAACACGTACGTGCTCAACCAGGGCACGCTTGTGCTTGAAGGTGTTACCCTTGCTGCTGTGGTACAGCTCGTGGTAGAGGTGCTTGTCGATCTTGCCGCTGGCACGGTACTTGACCAGAAGACGGCGGAGGACTCGGAGGCGGCGCATCCAGAGGACCTGGCTGGGCATACGGGCATCGGCAGTACCCTTGCGCTTACCGTAGCCACGGTGTCGGCCCTCTCGTCGGGCGAGGTTCAGCTCGCGGGCGCGCGATCGCGAGTGCTGGGTGACGGGCTTTCGGATGATGAGGCCATCGGCGATGAGCTTTCGGATGGTCTGGCGAGAGTTGGCGTTGGAAATCTCGCTCTGCTCGTTGGGGTCGAGCCAGATCTTGCGCTGACCGCAGCCGATGACCGACGAGGCCAGGCGCTTCTGAGTTCGCAGATTGACCCTGCAGTGGAGGAAGAAACACGAGTTAGCCACCAACTCCCTCTGATATCGATGATGAATCTTTGGCTTCGAGATCGCGGCGACGGCATCAGAAGCATCCGCTCCCAGCACGGCCCTGCTTCCAGCTCCCCCAATATCGCATCCTCGTTGCGCTGATCGATTCGGACAACTTACATCTTGATTGTCGTTAGTGGTGGCCGGTCCTCGATGGATGTTGGATGAAGACTGAGAGGGGTTTGCGAGGCCAGAATTTCTCCTTGGGTTTGTGGGTTCACTTGCGCTAGACCCTTTCAGTTGCACTAAGCGAGGGCTGTTCTGGGTCATGAGTCACCGCCGAGCGATTCACGTGACCATTTTACTGCCACAGGGCACTCTGGGAAGGTGGGGTGGGAAATGCGATATCCCCTGCCCCAATCAGAATTATTCATGAGCTCAAATTGACTTCATTGTCATGAGGCGAGCTTTTGCTCGGAGTATTGTATCCGAAGGTTGACGTTGTTGTGCTATTTCCTAGGCCATTGAATTAGTTCATTGAGCTATCACGAAATGCGAACCACTGTATTTTTCTCTATATTTCTGCCAATCCATATATCTATGTGTGTGTTACAACAAGCATGTGAGTGCAGCATGGCCTTGACGTGGACGACAAGAGCTCGAAATTCAGCGTGGTGAAATTCGAGGAGATGGCGGTGGGGCAGGTTCGAAGGACACACACAACTGGGCGATTATGAAGATCATGAACAACGGCGATACCCACATGGGGCTTATGTTCGTGCATGGATTAGCATTATTCCCAGCACTATTCCTCAAGGTAGAGCAACAGATGCTCGATAACAGCTTACATGAAGCCAAATCCAAATACCTGGATGTGACAGTGCTGCATTGATTCATAGCTTTTCATCATGGTATAACATAGGTAAGATGCCAGAACATTTGTTCATGGCACACTTGCCCCCGGAGATGTTTACGAGAACGTCTCGCTTCCCACATCGACCTTTCCAACACTCCAAATCTCCTTTTCGTCCTCTGCCTCGTCGTTTGATAGGCCAAGTCCTCCCTGTCCACCTTCCGCCTCACGTCTCTCGCGAGCTTGTGAGCCTAGTCTCATGGCAACACGCTTGAAGTAGTCTCCCATGCTCCTCTTGGTGTTGGCAGGCAGCTCCGCTCCGGACCCAGCCATGAACTTGTCAAAGATGCGGCTCTCCTCATCTGCCACGCTGAACAGCTCCACAAatgccgcctccgccgccaaCTTGACGGGGATAACAGGGTCTCTAACACTTGCAAAGATGGGCTGTGCCAGGAGGGCCACGTGAGGTCGGACCATTTCCATGTCGTTGCGGCTCACCGTGCGAACAACCACCAGCGCAAGTCGACGAGAGTCGGTTGCATTGCCTGGCTGGATGATGGACGCAAGGGCCTCAAAGATTCCCTTGGTAGTCTCATAGGTCTTGGGCGCATCTGAGAGTAGATACTTGCCTGTAGCTAGGATGCAGTTGTCTGCCACAAAAACCTATTCATGAATGTCAGCTAACAGTCTACTTCGAACTCGTTCGTCTTCACTTACGTTCTTGTTTGCGATGCCCTGGCACAAGAGTTCGGGCAGTTCGTCGATCAACGAGTTTTGGAGCAGAGCCTCTGGGGATTCAACCAGGACGGCATTCAGAGCAAGCACAGACGAGGGGCTGAAGTGTGAGGTAACCACACGGTTCTTGAGCAGACCTGAGGCGGCTTCTTCAGGAACGTTCTTGATGAGGGCACCCAACAGCTTGGCATTGGTGATAGTCATGGTGTCGTCTCTCTCGTCTGTATCCATGTCGATCAGGGACAGCACAGCCGCTCGGGACGCCTCTCCCATGTTGGCACCGGCCTTGCTGATGACCTCGTACAAGGCCTTGAGCATTGCGGTCTTGACACCAGGATCGGCAGTCTTCGATCCAGTGACAAGTTCGGCAATCAGAGGATCAATACGGGGAGTGTACTTGATCAGGGTACCCAATGCCTTGGCAGCCCTTGTCCTCAGTGTCTCGCTCGACGTATCGGCGAGGGACTTGGCAAATGTACGCTGAAGTTGGGGCAAGAAAGGCTTGAGTGCCATTGGCATCTTCTCGAGGAGATTGTTGAGAGTGAGAAGAATGGCTGACTTGACTTCGGTGGCACGTTCTGAAACCACTCGGATGAGAGGACCAGTAATCTGGGTCACGAACGGCTTCAGCGAGGCCTCGCTGGTTCTGTCGACAATATCGGCGATACCCAAAGCAGCCTGGACTCGTTGTTCTGCAGTACCGTTCATCAAGCCCTGCAAGAAGATGGGAAGAACAGCGTTGATACCCTTAGGCAGCTCGAAACCACGCAGGTTCGCTCCCGCGACACCCACGCGCTGGAGAGTTTGGCGAGTGGAGATGACAAGcgactccatctcctccttccGCAGCTTCTTGGTAAATCCGCTGAGTGCTGCCCAAGAGGACTTGACGACATCTTGGTCTCCATCATCGAAAGAGTTGAGTAGTGACCGGATAATGTCCTGGTTGTACCGGGAGTAATCCACGCTGGCGGCAGAGAAGAAGTTGCCCAGATGGCGGGCCGTAGCTGCTCTCCGACGGTGATCCTCGTGCTTGAGGAGTTGTAGAAGGACGTTCATGACCGTATTAAGGCCATCGTACTCATCAATGGACTGAATAACCGTGTCGAAGGAAGTTGCCAGCTCTTCACGAAGATCATCCTCCTTGCAGTTGATCTCGTTGTCCATAAGCGAGTTGATGATGTTAGGCAGGCGCCTGTTCATCGCAGGACCAGCAACCTTGGATAGAGAGGCCAGGGCCTTGGCATCGAATGCCGAGATGGGAGGTGTTGTGAGCGTAGGGATAAGGTTGGGCAAGATGATGTTTGATCGTGTTGTCTCGGTGAGTAGCGTGAGGAGAGCTGACAGAGCATTGTCTGCCTCGTCTTCCGACCGAAGGAGGTTAAGCAAGAAGGGAAGCACTTGGTCGACAGCTCGCTTGCCAAAGATCTGCTGGAGAGAGTCGAATGCTTCGGCAGCAGCCTCTCGGACGTCCTCATCAGAGTCCGTAAGTGCTGTGCGAACGACGGAGATAAGTGTCTTCTCATGATCTTCGAGAGCTTCAGGGGAAGCAGATGAGATCAACTCTCTCAGAGCAAGGCAGATACCTTGCTTAGCATCGACATCGGTCGATGTCTGAAGACCTTCCTCCAAAGTGGGAAGGAGACTTGCCAAAACACCATCTCCTGCTTTGCGGATAAGCTCTCCAAGGGCGTTGCTGGCAATGACCTTGTGTTCCATGTTGGAGCTTCCCAGGCGCCTGATGAGAAGTTGTGTGAGAGTAGGCACAAGCTCCTTGAGAGTTCTCGGGCTGTGCACAAGGACCTTCCAGACCGAAATGGCGGCTGACCGGACAGCTCCAGCAGTGTCACATCGGCAGACATACAGGGCAGAGAGAATCTTGTTACGCTTCTCTTCTCCGAGGGATTCCTTGAGAGAAGCACCCGCTTCCTTGGCGTTCTCGTCAATTTCATCGTCAGCCTCTGTCCCAGCCTTGATACCTGTGAGGTTGAACAAAAGATCACCCACGAGCTCAACCGAGCTCAGTCGGATTCTGTAGCTGTCATCTGCAAGACCTCGCTCGAGCTCTGGGAGCAGGAGATCAACGGCACGCACCGCAAAGTTCTTCACCAGCAGGCGACCAGCACGGAGAGCAGTCTCGCGGATGGACTCAACGTCGTCGGCAAGACCCGCGAGAATAGGCGGGACAATACGGCCGAGGTAGGACGAGAAACTGTTGCCAAAGCAGACAGgaaggaagatgaagagagaCATGAAACCTTCGCGAACGGCAGGCTTCGAGGACTCGACATTTTGAAGAATAGTTGGCAGAGTCTCCTCCAACCTTGATGTTCCCAATCCAGCGAGGACCTCGCTGAGAGCTTGGGCTGATCCCAGTCGGTCGCCGGCGCCAGTGTCGGACTTCAGGGTTTGCATCAGGCCGGGGATAAGATCGGGTAGGGTATCCTCGCCAAGCTTCTCAACCAACGAACCGAGTGCTCTGGACGCTGTAGCTCGGGTGGTGGGAACCGGGTCGACAACAGCAACCTTGAGGCCAGCCACCAGCACAGGTAGGTGCATAACgacgtccttcttctcggtcaAATGAGCCAGACTGCCAATGACCTGGGCTGCCTTGCGCTTGGTGTTGGAACGGTCGCCCAGACCACGCTGCAGGATACGAGTGACCAGTGCAAGAGATGGTGCATCAAGGTAGTGGACGAACTGGACCTTGATGAGGGAATCAAGAGCCTCGTCGGTGTACTTGGTAGGGTCGCTGAGGGCCTTGAGGATGATGTCGACCAAGCTCTTGATTTCAGGGTTGTTGATGACTTCACCGAATCTCTTCAAGCTTCGGTTTGCCGCGGCCCTGACCTCCTTGTGACTGTCGTTCAGTACACCAGTAAGAGGAGGAATAATATCGGGCAGACTGTTAGCGAGCTGCTGAGGATCAAGGTACGCCATGGCACCAAGTAGATCACAGGCGCCCTTCTTACTCCTCCACTGCTGTTCCTCAAGTCCTTCCAGGAGAGTCGGCATGATCTGCTTGACACCGTAAGAACTCAACTTTCCAAAGCATGCCTTTGCTGCTGCCAAACAAGCATCTCTGACATTGGCATTGCTGTCACCAAAGCCTGTCAGCAGCTGGGGCACAACCTGGATGACGTATGGCTCAAATAGACGCCCAAGTAGTGTTGAGAGAAGCTCGTATGCCAGCAGTGCAGCTTCGCGCTGGTTtgcctccttcttgttctcCATCGCATCAGTGAGGGTCGAAAGAATGCGGTATTCACGGAGGGATGATATTCCCCTGCCCATGACAAGGCCAGCCAAACCATACGCAGAACCACGCTGAACGGCGTACTTCTTGGAGCTGAGTAGTTGCTCCATGATTTGCCCAAAGTACTTGGATGACTGGTCAGGGCAGGCCCGGATGAGAGGAGGTAGACATTCAGCAATAGCATATTGCACAGTCTCGGAAGGCGTACTCAAAGTTGCCACGAGCCGGTCAATGACAGTTGGGATCTTGGGGTCGCCAGGAGTCAGATGGCGAGCCAATGCACCGtacatgatgatgacggcctCGTTGACGCGATCGGCGGCCTCGCTGTTCTTGTCTGGCTGCTCCAGGGTTTGCTCAAACTTGGCCATGAGATGATCGAGAATTCCTTTGCCGTGGATTTCGATGGCACGGATCGAGGCATCCAGCATCTCACTTCGAACTGAGCTGTGTATGTCTCCCAGGGGGCCATTGTCAATCAGGAAATCAAAGAAGGCATCCAACTGATCAGTCTTGATGACTGGAGCAAGCTCCTTGAATGCAGTCGCGATACCATGTCTGCCCTCCCAAGGGTCAGACAAGTCCATCTTCTTGGGCATTCCGAACTCGTCGAGTTGCTGAACTCGAGGCTTTGCAAGTTCCTTGTAGGTGGATTCCAATTGTGCGATCACAGCCTCCAGGGACTCGTTGTGCAGACCCGCGGCTTCAGACATGGCTCGGGCAGCAGCACGACGTAGCTGAGCATCCTTGCTTTCAACGAAGGGCAACATCTTTAGTGGGACCTCAGCTGTGACCTCGAAACCACTCTCTTCCCAGATCTCACGGCCCAAATCTTGGttttcgtcctcgtcatcgtggCAGGCGAGCCAAATCTCATCAGAGTACCCAAGCTCGCTCATATCAACTTCGGCACTGATGGATTGTAAGACGGTTGATCGGACGCGAGTTTCGGGCACCAATGCGCCCTTGGCTAGGACGATCATCTCCTCGCGGTTCATGTTCGGTGCGATGCATCGACACATGTCAGCAAAACAgtccttgatgagcttgtaATGTTGCGTGTATGCTTGCATGGAGCTGATGAGAACTGACAGAAGCTCGGCTCGTGGGACGGCTTCATCAACACAAATGTCTGTGTGGAATGACAGGAATTCAATAGCCAAAACAAGCTGGGCATCTGCATCATCGGCTGTGCTGCCAACTCCTCCTTTGCGAAGGACATCCAAGACCAGCGGCAAGGCATAGATGAGCGATACGGAGTCGAATGGTCGTTGCTCACCGGCAAATCGCAAACGATACAGCACTCTTGTAATCAAGTCCTCGAGAGGTTCTTCCTGGTAGTTTTCTTCCAGTGACACATCTCGAAGTCTCAAGGCTGCCACTCCGATAAAGGGTCTCATTGAGCCAAGTCGCTCAGAGACCTTCTCAGAGCAAGTGATGTATGCCAGGGGGGCTGCATCACCAGTGATCATGTTGGCACCTGCATCCATGACGCCAATGAGCAGTGAAACTGCAGTACCAAGCCATTGGGTCGCATCCGTCGGAGGGCCGGTTGCTAGGCTCTTGATGATACCAATACCACGCAGAAGCCGTGCCTCGACTTCGCGGAGCGATTGTCTAATTTGGctctccttcttgagctgTGCATTGACCTTGGCGGTTTCATCAGCggtgagcttcttctgctgacccttcttcttctcaagtTGGCTTCGGAGTTCTTCTTCCCATTTGAGGATATCGTAATCCTTGTTGTTCTTGTTTACAACTTGctgggccttcttggcaagcACGTCGACAAAGCAGGTGCCCTCGGGTGTTCTGAAGATAGCCGCTTCGACAGGGCCGACATCATGGAGCTGTTCGGCAGCAAGATCTCGACTAATGACCTCCAACAGACGTGGAATGATCGTGTCAGGTGCAACGAAGGCTAGGTCGGCTGCCGCGTTGTATGCAGCTTTCTTGACAACGTCCGACTATAAGTTTTAGTTAGACTTTCAACAGCAAGTTGGGGATGGGGCAATCAAACCTTTTGGTCAAAAGAGGTCCTTCTgtcaatctcctccaagaGCTCATTCTGGTACTTTCGAACAAGGTCTCCGGGGTCCAGTTCCATGCGGAGACACAGGTCAATCCAGTTCGCTCTTGGAATCAACTCTGAGCGTGCCAGCACCAGAAGACTGTTTGCCTGAGACTCAAGGTCTTCTTTGGCAATGCTTTGACCAGACTTTTCCAAGTCCTTCGGGGTCAAGCAGATGGCCTTCACAACATGGACCAAGTTGTGAGGATCGATCGAATGATCCCTGTCACGAGACCCAGAATGCTCCAGATGATCCCAAAGGCCGTTGATGATAAGCGTCGAGACCCGCTTCGGGTTTCGAGTGTAGAGGCCGGAAAGGGCCTTGGAGGTCTCCTGTTGGATCGACGGAGGAACATTGTGGGCGGCGGTTTGATGAATGATGGCCTCGGACCATGCAAGTGCGACTTGGTTGTCGGCATCCTGTTCGAGGCTCCCAAAGGCCGAGGTCAAAGCACGCGCAAACCATCTAAGGTCCTCTTCGGCCGTGACTTTAGAGTAGATTCGATGATTGAGCAGGAATGAAGGCTTCGGGTCCAGGGAGAGAGAATGCTTAACCACGGAAGCTTTAACCAAAGCCGAGTCGGCAGGCGAATCAGGGAACAAGCGCCGGACATGAGGAGTTACGGCTGTTAGAATGTAAGCACCGACAATGAGGCCATTCTGCGCAGCTGTAGCTGCATTTGTAGTGACCTCGTTGAAGGTTGTGATTATCTTTGGTATCACAGCCTCAACAAAGGCGGACATTCCAGGAGATGTAGTTTGAGCCTCAGCGAGGGTCTGCAAGATATAGCCCACACGGAGAAGCCAGCACTTTCGAGAAGGAGCCTTCTTATCCGCCAGGCCTTTCGCAATGGGGTCCAGGACAGCCTTGGGTATCTCGCCCTCGTTATCGAGAATGAAAGCCACGGCTcttgccagagccaaggTCTCTGCTGCCAATGCACCCTCATTTCCTTCTTTGCCAGCAACAACGGACACAGCATTGACAATTTTATCGGCGCTTGACTTCGATAGCGGGACAAACTCAAGCATTTGCGCATGCAGTATGCGTTGATCCGGGGATGCGAGCTTCCCCAACTTCAGGGGGGTCGCAATCTCGTTGGTGATCTTCTCTAAGGATGCGTCGTCATTGCACCTATTCACGAGGGCCCGGAAAGCATCCAAAGCACCAGCGCGAATCGCTGCATTGGTTGACTTGACGTTCGATAAGATGGGCTTCAGCAGTTTTTGCTCAAGCACCTTGGAGAGGTCAAAGCTCTCGGGCAGACTGCGAACGAGCGGTGTAAGAACTCCGCCAAGGATGACTTCGGGGGCTCGCAGAAGGCCTTTTTCGAGGGCCGGGATAAGTTCTTTTGAAACCTCGTCGAGTGTTGCAAAGGAAGTGAAGAAGTCGGCAAATCCTAGAATCAAGTGCTCCGAGACGGCAGTCCGAGAGCCAATGAGCTCTCTGGAGAAGAACTCATAATACTTGGGCTTGAGAGAATCGAGAACAGGGCGAAGGTGCTCCTTCCGAGCAGAGACCCCAGCAATAATACCCAGCAAGATGGCATTCCTTGGGGTAGACTGAGCTCCCTTCGTAGCAAGAACGCTGACAGCATCGGATAGCCGTTTCTCACTGGAATCAGGGTTAGACAAAAGCTTCCTCAAGCCTCTTCTTGTGACGATGACCGCAGAGTGAACAACGGATTTCCTGGAAACTAGCTGGTGACACCTGTCCAAGGCATCGGCATCGGTCAGGAGGATATCTGTGGCGAATTGATCCCACAGTGAGGCATCGAGGTGCTGCATGAACAGACTGCACCATTCTACCAAGACGAAGGCGCTTGTAGGAGCAATGCCATGCTTCTGGCTTTCCTTGCGGATGACGGCGATGAGTGGGGAGATTGTCTTGGGGTCAACACCGGCCGAAACCAGGGCAACAAGGCATCGCTGAACAGAAATACGAGACTCTCTATCGGCATAGAAGGCGTATGTTCCAAAGAATAGCTGGAGAAGACGGGAAATGGAGGAGGGGTCGAGGGCTACAGAAGAAGGGTTAGTTGGCTGATCGGAGCTCGTCACACGACAGGACCGGGCTTGCGCACATTTCTGGGTAAGCTTTTCTTCGATTGTGCGCAGTTGAGCTATTCGGATCGCGGTCGAGGACGAAGCCAGCGCCTTCTTGACGGCGGCAATGTCCAGGTCGGACGAGGCGCCAGAGTCGGAGGAGTCAACTTTAGACATGCTGGAGATCGGAGACGAAAGTGGGCGTCTGCAGTGATGAACTCATCTGGGGCTACCAGAGCTCGCAAACGCCGGACTTGAGGCGTAGGTCCTCGAtcgagggaggaggaagggGGGTGTCGTGGAAATTCGGCGATGGTATTATTGGTGGTGGTTTTGGAATTTTCGGGCACCAAATTGGTCGGAGTGAAGATGGAAATATCGAGATGGACTGACCCCACGTTGACCAGAGTGTCCAGCAGCGCAGCTCACTCACATCCGTACCTTACCTAACAGGGCTCGCCGGGAGGATAGAGCTCGAGGGTTGCTTGGTTGTAGTGGGGTTCGGAGCCCTGAGGGTGCCCACGTCTGACGAGGCAGGCCCGGGCCAGTCGCTGTCAGCTCCCCGCCATTCGATACATCAGAGAGGGCACAGGGGTGAGCTCATCCTCGCTCAAGGGTAGCTTTAGGGATGGAAGAACAATGATGATAATGTagggaaaaaaagagctCTGTAGATGTATCTTGTTAACGAATATGAACACTTTGGTT
This region of Fusarium falciforme chromosome 5, complete sequence genomic DNA includes:
- a CDS encoding Ribosomal protein L19 translates to MSKVDSSDSGASSDLDIAAVKKALASSSTAIRIAQLRTIEEKLTQKSLDPSSISRLLQLFFGTYAFYADRESRISVQRCLVALVSAGVDPKTISPLIAVIRKESQKHGIAPTSAFVLVEWCSLFMQHLDASLWDQFATDILLTDADALDRCHQLVSRKSVVHSAVIVTRRGLRKLLSNPDSSEKRLSDAVSVLATKGAQSTPRNAILLGIIAGVSARKEHLRPVLDSLKPKYYEFFSRELIGSRTAVSEHLILGFADFFTSFATLDEVSKELIPALEKGLLRAPEVILGGVLTPLVRSLPESFDLSKVLEQKLLKPILSNVKSTNAAIRAGALDAFRALVNRCNDDASLEKITNEIATPLKLGKLASPDQRILHAQMLEFVPLSKSSADKIVNAVSVVAGKEGNEGALAAETLALARAVAFILDNEGEIPKAVLDPIAKGLADKKAPSRKCWLLRVGYILQTLAEAQTTSPGMSAFVEAVIPKIITTFNEVTTNAATAAQNGLIVGAYILTAVTPHVRRLFPDSPADSALVKASVVKHSLSLDPKPSFLLNHRIYSKVTAEEDLRWFARALTSAFGSLEQDADNQVALAWSEAIIHQTAAHNVPPSIQQETSKALSGLYTRNPKRVSTLIINGLWDHLEHSGSRDRDHSIDPHNLVHVVKAICLTPKDLEKSGQSIAKEDLESQANSLLVLARSELIPRANWIDLCLRMELDPGDLVRKYQNELLEEIDRRTSFDQKSDVVKKAAYNAAADLAFVAPDTIIPRLLEVISRDLAAEQLHDVGPVEAAIFRTPEGTCFVDVLAKKAQQVVNKNNKDYDILKWEEELRSQLEKKKGQQKKLTADETAKVNAQLKKESQIRQSLREVEARLLRGIGIIKSLATGPPTDATQWLGTAVSLLIGVMDAGANMITGDAAPLAYITCSEKVSERLGSMRPFIGVAALRLRDVSLEENYQEEPLEDLITRVLYRLRFAGEQRPFDSVSLIYALPLVLDVLRKGGVGSTADDADAQLVLAIEFLSFHTDICVDEAVPRAELLSVLISSMQAYTQHYKLIKDCFADMCRCIAPNMNREEMIVLAKGALVPETRVRSTVLQSISAEVDMSELGYSDEIWLACHDDEDENQDLGREIWEESGFEVTAEVPLKMLPFVESKDAQLRRAAARAMSEAAGLHNESLEAVIAQLESTYKELAKPRVQQLDEFGMPKKMDLSDPWEGRHGIATAFKELAPVIKTDQLDAFFDFLIDNGPLGDIHSSVRSEMLDASIRAIEIHGKGILDHLMAKFEQTLEQPDKNSEAADRVNEAVIIMYGALARHLTPGDPKIPTVIDRLVATLSTPSETVQYAIAECLPPLIRACPDQSSKYFGQIMEQLLSSKKYAVQRGSAYGLAGLVMGRGISSLREYRILSTLTDAMENKKEANQREAALLAYELLSTLLGRLFEPYVIQVVPQLLTGFGDSNANVRDACLAAAKACFGKLSSYGVKQIMPTLLEGLEEQQWRSKKGACDLLGAMAYLDPQQLANSLPDIIPPLTGVLNDSHKEVRAAANRSLKRFGEVINNPEIKSLVDIILKALSDPTKYTDEALDSLIKVQFVHYLDAPSLALVTRILQRGLGDRSNTKRKAAQVIGSLAHLTEKKDVVMHLPVLVAGLKVAVVDPVPTTRATASRALGSLVEKLGEDTLPDLIPGLMQTLKSDTGAGDRLGSAQALSEVLAGLGTSRLEETLPTILQNVESSKPAVREGFMSLFIFLPVCFGNSFSSYLGRIVPPILAGLADDVESIRETALRAGRLLVKNFAVRAVDLLLPELERGLADDSYRIRLSSVELVGDLLFNLTGIKAGTEADDEIDENAKEAGASLKESLGEEKRNKILSALYVCRCDTAGAVRSAAISVWKVLVHSPRTLKELVPTLTQLLIRRLGSSNMEHKVIASNALGELIRKAGDGVLASLLPTLEEGLQTSTDVDAKQGICLALRELISSASPEALEDHEKTLISVVRTALTDSDEDVREAAAEAFDSLQQIFGKRAVDQVLPFLLNLLRSEDEADNALSALLTLLTETTRSNIILPNLIPTLTTPPISAFDAKALASLSKVAGPAMNRRLPNIINSLMDNEINCKEDDLREELATSFDTVIQSIDEYDGLNTVMNVLLQLLKHEDHRRRAATARHLGNFFSAASVDYSRYNQDIIRSLLNSFDDGDQDVVKSSWAALSGFTKKLRKEEMESLVISTRQTLQRVGVAGANLRGFELPKGINAVLPIFLQGLMNGTAEQRVQAALGIADIVDRTSEASLKPFVTQITGPLIRVVSERATEVKSAILLTLNNLLEKMPMALKPFLPQLQRTFAKSLADTSSETLRTRAAKALGTLIKYTPRIDPLIAELVTGSKTADPGVKTAMLKALYEVISKAGANMGEASRAAVLSLIDMDTDERDDTMTITNAKLLGALIKNVPEEAASGLLKNRVVTSHFSPSSVLALNAVLVESPEALLQNSLIDELPELLCQGIANKNVFVADNCILATGKYLLSDAPKTYETTKGIFEALASIIQPGNATDSRRLALVVVRTVSRNDMEMVRPHVALLAQPIFASVRDPVIPVKLAAEAAFVELFSVADEESRIFDKFMAGSGAELPANTKRSMGDYFKRVAMRLGSQARERREAEGGQGGLGLSNDEAEDEKEIWSVGKVDVGSETFSLHPTSIEDRPPLTTIKMAVLGADASDAVAAISKPKIHHRYQRELVANSCFFLHCRVNLRTQKRLASSVIGCGQRKIWLDPNEQSEISNANSRQTIRKLIADGLIIRKPVTQHSRSRARELNLARREGRHRGYGKRKGTADARMPSQVLWMRRLRVLRRLLVKYRASGKIDKHLYHELYHSSKGNTFKHKRALVEHIHRAKAEKQREKALQEEMDAKRAKNKAARERKQERAAAKRNALLAEE